CTGAGCACCGGCGTGCCCGTCATTTTGGGTATCCTGACCACGGACACGATCGAACAGGCCATCGAGCGCGCCGGCACCAAGGCCGGGAACAAGGGGTTCCACGCGGCCATGGCCGCTATCGAGATGGCGAACTTACGGCGGGAGATCGCGGCGTGAGAGGGGCGTTGGGGGATTACACGAGGCCGTGGCGCCCTTGATGCCCGTTGCTACGGGGGCAGAAATGTCCGGTCGGATCGATGGGTTCGCCGCACAACGGGCAGATGGGGCGTCCGGCGGCGACCACCTCGGCGGCATGCCGGCTCAGCGCCCGCGCCTGGGCCTTGCTCATCCAGAAGCGAGCGGTCATGGGCGATCGTATCTCGGCCTCCTCCTCGGGAAGCAGTTCCTCCACGATGACGACCACCTGCTCGTGGTTCTCCTCGTATCCCAGTCCCATTTGCCCGATGCGGAACTCGGGATCGACGGGCTCGTGTAGCGTCAGATCAATCTGTTCCTCGGGCTCGTCCGCTTCTTTCTCCCCGAGCTGCTCTAGCAGCTGGTCGATGGCGCTTGCCAGGGCGGCTGCCTGCTCCTTCTCCATGATCATCGTTAACAGCGTCAGCCCCTGGCTGGCCTGCAGGAAGAACGTGCGCTGCCCGGGCGGGCCTATGGTCTCCACGGTGATGTGGCTCACGGGATTGAAATCATATGTCAGCTCAGCCATACGTCCCCTTGCCTCAAATCGCCCTCTGCTTTCCTCTTGACTCACTTGCTCGTTCTGACTCGCCAGCGTCCTCTTCCACCATCTCACGTTTCCGTGCGGTGCTATCTCCGATCCCATTGTACTCGAAAAGCCGGGTGGGGACAAAGCGGCGCCCGAAAGCCTGATCCACCGTTCAATCGTTGCCTGTGCGGGACGCCGCACGATGTGGGGCTACCCCCGGACGTGTGGAGCCCCCAGCCTGCTGTACGCCAGCGCCCCTACGGCGGCCAGCAGGGCGGGGATGGCGAGCGAGGAGAGCGCCAGGGTCAGCCCCCAGTGATCGGCCAGGTAGCCGGTGACCCATGCCCCGATGCCGCCCACCAGCCATCCAGTGCCCAGCACCAGCCCGGAGGCCACGGCGGGCATGTGGGGCCAGGATTCATTGCCCATGACCAGGTTGATAGGGAAGGGCATGCCGCTGAGGATGCCGAAGATGGCCACCAGGGGCAGCGTCATCCAGGGAGGCACGTGCAGAAGCAGCAGGAGCACAGGGGGCATGGCCAGGAAGGCGATCATCTCCGTCTGCCAGCGGCCGATGCGATCGGCCAGCATCCCCCCGACGATAGATCCTCCGCCCAGGCTGAACAGCATCACGGAGAGCGACGCGCTGCCGACGAAGATCGCCTCGCCGCGGCTCTGATACAGGAGGGGGAGGTAGGTGGTGAAGCTGCGGTGCAGATACGCGTGCATCATGGCGATGATCATGGCCAGGATCAGTCCTCCCAGGCGCCCGTTGCGGGCGACGGCGCGCCGACGTGCGGATTCCTCGGCATCGACCCCGCCGCGGGGCAGCCAGCGGAACAGGAGGATCCCCATACCCACGCCGATGGGGATCAGGATCGCCGTGCCGCGCAGCCCTGCGCTGGCGATGACGGCCGTGATGAGGAGCGGGGAGAACGCAGCCCCCAGGTTGCCGCCAACGGAGAAGAGGGACATGGCGGTACCGCGCCGGGTGTGGCTGGCTGCGGAGGTGGCGGCTGCGCCCACCGGATGGAAGATGGCCGAGCCTAAGGAGCCCAGGGTGACCATCACAGCCAGCGCTGCGTAGCCTTTCGTGAACCCCACCAGCCCCATGATGATGCCGATCCAGATCAGGCTGAGCGCTCCCCAGAATCGGTTGTCATGTCGATCTGCCAGGTAGCCCATCAGCGGCTGTGGGATCGTGCCGCTGGCCCCGGACAGGAGAGAGAGAAGCCCGATTTGTGAATAGGTCAATCCCAGGGTGGAGACCAGGATCGGGTAGATGGCCGGCAGATAGTTGTTGCATAGCTCTAACGTGAAGTGTCCCAGGGCGGCCGCGCTTAAAGCCGGGTTGATGGCCGGCCGGGAGAACCGGAAGGGAAGGATACGAGGGAGATGCATGGGATGACACCGTTACCTCTGCGTTGGATTTCGGCTATTGTAACCTCGCCTCGCACTCTTGTAAAATAGCCATCTCGTTATGGTGGTGTATCTTTTCCTGCTTTTGGCCTGCTGTTTTTGGGGGGCTATCCCGCTTTGACAGCGGCCATGCCCTCTTTTATACTCTGCACTGCAGTGCACTTCCACCGCCTACCTGTAGGCAGGGACGATTCATGAATCGCCCCTGCCCCGGCAACACCCATGAGGGAGACTGCCGGGCTTGGCGCCTCTGTGGTTCTTATGATCTTTTCAGATGCACTCTGATATGCCCAATATGTGGGATATGTTTTTGTGTAGAACACAAGATGTGGGTTGAAAGACCTACACACCCCCACGGTTCGACGCAGGGCTTCCGCTGATGACGAAGGCTCTCCCAAGCGATGATGGCAAGGAGGAAACGATGGCGATCAAGGTTACCTGGTACAGTCATGCTGCCTTCCTGATCGAAACCAACGGCGTCAAACTGCTCATAGACCCCTTCTTCACGGGAAACCCGCTGGCACCGGTGAGCGCTGACGAGGTGGAGGCCGATTACATCCTCGTCTCCCATGGTCATGGTGATCATGTGGGGGATACTGTGGCGATCGCCAAGCGGACCGGGGCGACGGTGATCTCCAATTTCGAAATTCAGAACTGGCTAGTCGCCCAGGGAGTGCAGAATGCTCACCCACAGCACATCGGGGGAGGATATGACTACCCGTGGGGGCGGGTCAAACTAACCATCGCTCAACATGGCTCTGCGCTCCCCGATGGATCTTACGGCGGCAACCCGGCCGGGTTCCTGCTCTACATCGAGGGCAAGAAGATCTACCACGCCTGCGATACCGGCCTGTTCTACGACATGAAGCTCATCGGCGAGGAGGGGATCGATCTGGCGATCCTGCCCATCGGAGACAACTTCACCATGGGGCCCGACGATGCGCTGCGGGCGGTGAAGCTCATCGAGCCCGGGCTGGTCGTTCCGATCCATTACGACACCTTCGATGTCATCCGCCAGGATCCGTATGCCTGGGCGAAGCGCGTGGAGGAGGAGACTTCGGCCCGGGTGCGGGTGATGAAGCCGGGGGAGACGCTGGAGCTGTAGGAGCGGGAAATCGATAGGCGGATATGCCCGGGCGGGTTCATCCTCAGTGATGATGCCCGCCCGGCTTTCTCCGTGGGGCTCTGCGCTTGATGGATCTCACCCGGGTTTGTGGGCCAGCATCACCAATCGTCGGGCGGTGTGGTCATATGGGCCACCCTCCAGGCTCCCGTATGCCTGGATCTTGACGAACCCGACATCGTTTAGCAGCTTGCCCAGCTCGGCCGCTGAATACAGCCGAAGGCCCAGCCGGAATTCCTCTCGCCGGCTTCCACGGATGGCGATCCAACGATTCTCGAGCCAGCTCCAGTCCCGGGTGATGGTGCGTTCCTCCAGGAAGAGCGTGCCATCTTCTTCCTCATGCCAGTCCCGCTCTCGGAAGACGCGCGCGAGTACCTCTTTCCCCATCATGTCCATGAGCAGCCGCCCGCCGGGCTTGAGGGAGGCGAAGAAGTTCTCGGCCACCCGGCGATCCTCGGCAGGATCCTCGAAGTAGCCGAAGGAGGTGAACAGGTTGATGATGGCGTCAAACGCCCCTGGCCGACGGAAATCTCGCA
The genomic region above belongs to Chloroflexota bacterium and contains:
- a CDS encoding metal-dependent hydrolase, with the translated sequence MAIKVTWYSHAAFLIETNGVKLLIDPFFTGNPLAPVSADEVEADYILVSHGHGDHVGDTVAIAKRTGATVISNFEIQNWLVAQGVQNAHPQHIGGGYDYPWGRVKLTIAQHGSALPDGSYGGNPAGFLLYIEGKKIYHACDTGLFYDMKLIGEEGIDLAILPIGDNFTMGPDDALRAVKLIEPGLVVPIHYDTFDVIRQDPYAWAKRVEEETSARVRVMKPGETLEL
- a CDS encoding MFS transporter, with protein sequence MHLPRILPFRFSRPAINPALSAAALGHFTLELCNNYLPAIYPILVSTLGLTYSQIGLLSLLSGASGTIPQPLMGYLADRHDNRFWGALSLIWIGIIMGLVGFTKGYAALAVMVTLGSLGSAIFHPVGAAATSAASHTRRGTAMSLFSVGGNLGAAFSPLLITAVIASAGLRGTAILIPIGVGMGILLFRWLPRGGVDAEESARRRAVARNGRLGGLILAMIIAMMHAYLHRSFTTYLPLLYQSRGEAIFVGSASLSVMLFSLGGGSIVGGMLADRIGRWQTEMIAFLAMPPVLLLLLHVPPWMTLPLVAIFGILSGMPFPINLVMGNESWPHMPAVASGLVLGTGWLVGGIGAWVTGYLADHWGLTLALSSLAIPALLAAVGALAYSRLGAPHVRG
- a CDS encoding class I SAM-dependent methyltransferase — translated: MTRWHDDDRFWEKTRDRMFHRRRWETAPAEVEAALRLLGVPEGASILDLPCGPGRHALELARRGFQVTGVDRTAAYLDEARRRSQEANVQVEWIEADMRDFRRPGAFDAIINLFTSFGYFEDPAEDRRVAENFFASLKPGGRLLMDMMGKEVLARVFRERDWHEEEDGTLFLEERTITRDWSWLENRWIAIRGSRREEFRLGLRLYSAAELGKLLNDVGFVKIQAYGSLEGGPYDHTARRLVMLAHKPG
- a CDS encoding DUF3090 family protein — translated: MAELTYDFNPVSHITVETIGPPGQRTFFLQASQGLTLLTMIMEKEQAAALASAIDQLLEQLGEKEADEPEEQIDLTLHEPVDPEFRIGQMGLGYEENHEQVVVIVEELLPEEEAEIRSPMTARFWMSKAQARALSRHAAEVVAAGRPICPLCGEPIDPTGHFCPRSNGHQGRHGLV